In Rubrobacter radiotolerans DSM 5868, the following proteins share a genomic window:
- a CDS encoding NAD(P)/FAD-dependent oxidoreductase: protein MSGTVSGRSVYDVAVVGGGNLGLWTAYRLARRSGLRVAVCERGWAGAGATIRSAGVVRQQGGSETAAKLGKLSRELYLKLGERLGLDSGFRDTGYYIVAETERERESFLRLVEVRREAGVENEWVGVEEGRRRFPELNWERFLGATYTPDDGYVHPPVAARNATFAVHLEETVDLFEMCEVREISERAGGYRLRTSRGDVEAERVVDAGGPRGAREVAALVGLDVPVHAVRHEIVTFPKLGAGMRHPFPLFFNVGKGYYVRPEERGALVGMSNALDEADPSGLYQIAFDWDYYERVRPDWEDAFPALRGLPVSRAWAASIDYTPDHLPIIDEPREGFYVLAAGGHGMMWGPALGEKMADLVLDGAARDLPREDIELGRFGREKDPDRVEDMIALPFPKR, encoded by the coding sequence GTGAGCGGGACGGTTTCGGGGAGAAGCGTGTACGACGTTGCCGTCGTGGGCGGCGGGAACCTGGGGTTGTGGACGGCCTACCGGCTGGCGCGGCGCAGCGGGCTGCGGGTTGCGGTCTGCGAGCGAGGCTGGGCCGGAGCGGGGGCGACGATCCGCTCCGCCGGGGTCGTTCGGCAGCAGGGGGGATCGGAGACGGCGGCGAAGCTCGGAAAGCTGTCGCGGGAGCTCTACCTGAAGCTCGGGGAGAGGCTCGGGCTCGACTCCGGCTTCAGGGACACCGGCTACTACATCGTGGCCGAGACCGAGCGGGAGCGGGAGAGCTTTCTGAGGCTGGTCGAGGTGCGGCGCGAGGCCGGGGTAGAGAACGAGTGGGTCGGTGTAGAGGAGGGGCGAAGGCGCTTTCCGGAGCTCAACTGGGAACGCTTTCTCGGGGCGACCTACACCCCGGACGACGGTTACGTGCACCCGCCCGTAGCGGCCCGAAACGCGACGTTCGCGGTCCATCTCGAGGAGACGGTAGACCTCTTTGAGATGTGCGAGGTGCGGGAGATCTCGGAGCGAGCCGGCGGGTACAGACTGAGGACGAGCCGGGGGGACGTTGAGGCCGAGCGCGTGGTCGACGCCGGGGGGCCGAGGGGTGCGAGGGAGGTAGCGGCCCTCGTCGGACTCGACGTCCCCGTGCACGCCGTGCGGCACGAGATCGTCACCTTCCCGAAGCTCGGGGCGGGGATGAGGCATCCCTTCCCGCTCTTCTTCAACGTCGGGAAGGGCTACTACGTCCGGCCCGAGGAGAGAGGCGCGCTGGTCGGCATGAGCAACGCCCTCGACGAGGCCGACCCGTCGGGCCTCTACCAGATCGCCTTCGACTGGGACTACTACGAGCGGGTGCGGCCGGACTGGGAGGACGCGTTCCCGGCGCTTCGAGGGCTTCCGGTCTCGCGGGCCTGGGCGGCCTCGATCGACTACACCCCGGACCACCTGCCAATAATCGACGAGCCAAGGGAGGGGTTCTACGTTCTTGCCGCCGGAGGGCACGGGATGATGTGGGGGCCGGCGCTCGGGGAGAAGATGGCGGACCTCGTGCTCGACGGCGCGGCGCGCGACCTGCCCCGGGAGGACATCGAGCTCGGACGCTTCGGACGGGAGAAAGACCCGGACCGGGTCGAGGACATGATCGCACTCCCCTTCCCGAAGCGCTGA
- a CDS encoding IS5 family transposase (programmed frameshift) produces MPARYELTGAQWNEIKDLLPGKAGDRGRTAQDNRNFVNGVLWVLRSGAYWCHMPEKYGNWKSNHKRFTRWANSGVWEEVFCVLTEDKDNEYLMIDTSIVRSHQQAASGKGGPKNEALGRSRGGLSTKIHMSVDSLGRPVRFILTAGQANDAPQAERLLEGVQATFVIADRGYDSQKIIEQIEETGARAVIPPRANRRVKRPYDKELYKKRNLIERSFNKLKRFRRIATRYDRKAVYYKSFLYLAASLMWV; encoded by the exons ATGCCCGCACGATACGAACTCACGGGTGCCCAATGGAACGAGATCAAGGATCTTCTGCCTGGCAAAGCCGGAGACCGAGGACGCACGGCTCAGGACAATCGCAACTTCGTGAACGGCGTTTTGTGGGTTCTTAGAAGTGGGGCGTACTGGTGCCACATGCCAGAAAAGTACGGCAACTGGAAGAGCAACCATAAGCGGTTCACCCGGTGGGCTAACTCCGGGGTTTGGGAGGAGGTCTTCTGTGTTCTCACCGAAGATAAGGACAACGAGTACCTCATGATCGACACTTCGATCGTGAGATCTCATCAGCAGGCGGCGTCTGGAAAAGGGGGGC CCAAAAACGAGGCTCTGGGGCGTTCTCGAGGAGGTTTGAGCACGAAGATCCACATGAGCGTCGATTCTCTCGGTCGCCCCGTACGCTTCATCCTCACGGCGGGACAGGCAAACGACGCGCCACAGGCCGAAAGGCTGCTCGAAGGGGTGCAAGCCACTTTCGTGATCGCCGACAGGGGCTACGATAGTCAGAAGATCATCGAGCAGATCGAAGAGACCGGCGCCAGGGCCGTTATACCGCCGAGGGCGAACCGGAGAGTCAAAAGACCCTACGACAAGGAGCTATACAAAAAGCGCAACCTCATAGAGAGATCGTTCAACAAGCTAAAACGCTTCCGGCGCATAGCCACCCGATACGATCGCAAGGCCGTGTATTACAAATCGTTTCTGTACTTGGCCGCTTCGCTCATGTGGGTTTGA
- a CDS encoding sodium:solute symporter family protein, which produces MFAAAVVGSFLVYLLIGLAVGRKVRSRADYYVAGRNAPTILITGSLVASFLSTVSFMGELGFSYDGYPVVLLILVAVNVSGYVLGVLVFGRYLRRSEALTVPEFFGRRFGSPALQAVAGVTVVLGIGAYLVAVTQGVSLVLSDLTGLGFRAALLLVWAGYTAFTFFSGSPGVLVTDTVMFFVFLFAGVLGMSYLVGAAGGPAATVSALAGVEGKPDIVSWHGLSGPNAYMGSPTEVLVWALVLGAVWATIVAISPWQSSRYLMAKNEHVCLRSGFLAMGAVLFLYVFLALGGAAINVFNPNVSPSELAFVWAAQNVLPTGLGVLVVTGIVAAGLSSASTFLSLIGFSAAHDIAPVLRRGGADPSTSLGFSRLVMLLAGLVVLGATYVAPPAVLAIGYFAATLFAASWGPVALLSIYSERITARGALFGMVSGFVAVSVLQGLTEFAGLSLPVWAHPVILGVLASLLGVLLGNLGARPEPAQLEFRRSLLPVPRGDLGPDRLKTTLRFGFSTAVLSVAVIVLLLVVYFVPFTQTLAAG; this is translated from the coding sequence GTGTTCGCCGCCGCCGTCGTTGGCAGCTTCCTTGTCTACCTGCTTATCGGGTTGGCGGTCGGCCGGAAGGTCAGGAGCCGCGCGGACTACTACGTCGCCGGACGGAACGCGCCGACGATCCTTATCACCGGCTCTCTTGTGGCCTCGTTTCTGAGCACGGTCTCGTTTATGGGGGAGCTCGGCTTCTCCTACGACGGTTACCCGGTGGTGCTCCTTATCCTTGTCGCGGTGAACGTCTCGGGCTACGTTCTTGGCGTTCTTGTCTTTGGACGCTACCTGCGGAGGTCCGAAGCCCTGACCGTTCCGGAGTTCTTCGGGCGGCGTTTCGGCTCTCCGGCGCTTCAGGCCGTCGCCGGGGTTACGGTCGTTCTAGGGATCGGGGCGTACCTGGTCGCGGTTACCCAGGGTGTGAGCCTCGTTCTCTCCGACCTTACAGGGCTCGGCTTCAGAGCGGCCCTGCTTCTTGTCTGGGCCGGCTACACCGCGTTCACCTTCTTTTCGGGCTCCCCTGGCGTCCTTGTAACGGACACCGTCATGTTCTTTGTTTTCCTTTTCGCCGGAGTGCTCGGGATGTCGTACCTCGTCGGGGCGGCCGGAGGACCGGCGGCGACGGTCTCGGCGCTTGCAGGCGTAGAGGGAAAGCCCGACATCGTCAGCTGGCACGGCCTGAGCGGTCCGAACGCGTACATGGGTTCCCCGACCGAGGTGCTCGTTTGGGCGCTTGTCCTGGGGGCGGTCTGGGCGACTATCGTCGCGATCAGCCCCTGGCAGAGCAGCCGCTACCTCATGGCCAAAAACGAGCACGTCTGCCTCCGGTCAGGGTTTCTTGCGATGGGGGCGGTCCTGTTTCTCTACGTCTTTCTCGCCCTTGGCGGCGCCGCGATAAACGTCTTCAACCCGAACGTTTCGCCCTCGGAGCTTGCCTTTGTGTGGGCCGCCCAGAACGTCCTGCCGACGGGACTCGGCGTGCTCGTCGTTACCGGGATCGTCGCCGCCGGGCTCTCCTCGGCCTCGACGTTTCTCTCCCTTATCGGCTTCAGCGCCGCCCACGACATAGCGCCGGTCCTGCGCCGGGGAGGAGCGGACCCTTCGACCTCGCTGGGCTTCTCCCGGCTCGTGATGCTCCTTGCCGGGCTCGTGGTGCTCGGGGCGACGTACGTCGCTCCGCCGGCCGTGCTCGCCATCGGCTACTTCGCCGCGACCCTCTTCGCCGCCTCCTGGGGTCCGGTAGCGCTCCTGAGCATCTACAGCGAGCGGATAACCGCCCGGGGCGCGCTCTTCGGGATGGTCTCGGGCTTTGTGGCGGTCTCGGTTCTTCAGGGGCTCACGGAGTTCGCCGGGCTCTCGCTCCCGGTCTGGGCGCATCCGGTTATCCTGGGGGTTCTTGCGAGCCTACTCGGGGTCCTTCTCGGGAATCTCGGCGCCCGACCCGAACCGGCGCAACTCGAGTTCCGGAGGTCTCTGCTGCCCGTTCCGCGAGGGGATTTGGGACCGGACCGGCTGAAGACCACGCTGCGGTTCGGGTTCTCGACCGCCGTTCTCTCGGTGGCCGTGATCGTGCTCCTCCTCGTCGTCTACTTCGTGCCCTTCACGCAGACCCTCGCCGCCGGGTAA
- a CDS encoding PucR family transcriptional regulator, whose product MTITVRELVSLPNLRSWVLSGSGGLDREVSWAHVSEMPDPTAWLEAGDLVMTTGLGIPEGAEAQRAYVERLANAGLAGLMIGHRMRAPELTEALIRVADERAFPVLLTSYEVPFASVSRVVAEANRGEEHTRLIEVLRLYETVRAAAATASGAGLAARLGALIGCELFVVEPGTGHSLLPGAPRAPEKVRRALSAEFRARREPMPAVLRLGVGGRSALAISTATSRPAAMLVLPGEKPGVPEPDLSVLRHVSSVLSLEVEKETAEREKRRRLGAELLAGLIDGRLPPESAAGPLAERDLGEEPRVIVAGQIDAEGSPDLYADLENSAVPHLLLRRLPFVYALLPDAAEPLENLRSGVGPKAPIGVSAPLGRLSRAPEARREARWALEEARTGGSLLARYGEGEAPYFLPRNLQEAERAVTHFLGALIDYDRGHGTDLVRSLRIFLAHNRSWRRAAAALKVHPQTLVYRMRRVEEITGRKLDNTDDVATLWFALRAGETSEG is encoded by the coding sequence ATGACGATAACGGTCCGCGAGCTTGTCTCTCTTCCGAACCTGAGGAGTTGGGTTCTCTCGGGATCGGGGGGGCTGGATCGGGAGGTGAGTTGGGCGCACGTCTCGGAGATGCCCGACCCGACGGCCTGGCTGGAGGCCGGGGACCTCGTGATGACGACGGGCCTTGGCATTCCCGAGGGAGCAGAGGCGCAGCGAGCGTACGTGGAGCGGCTTGCGAACGCCGGGCTCGCGGGGCTCATGATCGGCCACCGGATGCGGGCTCCGGAGCTTACGGAGGCCCTGATCCGGGTAGCCGACGAGCGTGCATTCCCCGTGCTTCTGACTTCGTACGAGGTGCCGTTCGCCTCGGTCTCCCGGGTTGTGGCCGAGGCCAATCGCGGGGAGGAGCACACCCGGCTGATCGAGGTCCTCCGCCTCTACGAGACGGTGCGCGCCGCGGCGGCCACCGCCTCGGGAGCGGGGCTCGCCGCGCGGCTCGGGGCGCTGATCGGCTGCGAGCTCTTCGTTGTCGAGCCCGGGACTGGACACTCCTTGCTCCCCGGCGCGCCTCGGGCGCCGGAGAAGGTCCGCCGGGCCTTGAGCGCCGAGTTCCGGGCTCGCCGGGAGCCCATGCCCGCGGTGCTCAGGCTCGGCGTCGGAGGACGCTCCGCGCTGGCGATCTCGACCGCAACCTCCCGGCCGGCAGCCATGCTCGTGCTGCCCGGTGAGAAGCCCGGCGTTCCGGAGCCCGATCTCTCCGTGCTCCGGCACGTCTCGTCCGTTCTCTCGCTTGAGGTCGAGAAGGAGACGGCCGAGCGGGAGAAGAGACGTCGCCTCGGGGCCGAGCTTCTCGCCGGGCTCATAGACGGCCGCCTCCCCCCGGAGTCCGCCGCAGGACCGCTCGCCGAGCGCGACCTGGGGGAGGAGCCGAGGGTCATCGTCGCAGGCCAGATCGACGCCGAGGGTAGTCCGGACCTCTACGCGGATCTCGAGAACAGCGCCGTCCCCCACCTCTTGCTGCGGCGCCTGCCGTTCGTGTACGCGCTCCTTCCGGACGCGGCGGAACCTCTCGAAAACCTCCGGAGCGGAGTGGGACCGAAGGCGCCCATCGGCGTCAGCGCTCCTCTGGGGCGTCTCTCCCGCGCCCCGGAGGCCCGCCGCGAGGCACGCTGGGCTCTTGAAGAAGCCCGGACGGGCGGAAGCCTTCTCGCGCGCTATGGAGAGGGCGAAGCACCGTACTTTCTACCTCGAAACCTGCAGGAGGCGGAACGCGCCGTAACGCACTTCCTCGGCGCCCTTATCGACTACGACCGGGGACACGGGACGGACCTCGTCCGGTCGCTGCGGATCTTCCTTGCGCACAACCGCTCCTGGCGAAGAGCCGCAGCGGCCCTGAAAGTCCACCCCCAGACCCTTGTCTACAGGATGCGCCGGGTCGAGGAGATCACGGGCAGAAAGCTGGACAACACGGACGACGTAGCCACGCTGTGGTTCGCTCTGCGCGCCGGCGAGACCTCGGAGGGATAG